One Vespula pensylvanica isolate Volc-1 chromosome 1, ASM1446617v1, whole genome shotgun sequence genomic region harbors:
- the LOC122637849 gene encoding minor histocompatibility antigen H13 translates to MASVINEIVTQASENVTERNNGTSTSTPEGIAIAYGSLVIMAILPIFFGSFRAVKHHKEQQQHYKDNGEQPDTMSLKEAALFPLISSFTLFSLYILYKIFTKEYVNLILVGYFFFLGILALCHLTSPLISSLVPAVIPKTPYQIQFTKGEGDRTEHIINYKFNLHDIVCLICCSIVGAWYLLKKHWIANNLFGIAFAINGVELLHLNNVVTGCILLGGLLFYDAFWVFGTDVMITVAKSFEVPMKLVFPQDLLEKGLSANNFAMLGLGDIVLPGIFIALLLRFDNSLSRKTNVYFYATFFAYFMGLLITISIMHLFKHAQPALLYLAPACLGTPLLLALVKGDLKALFSYEDHPAQPTNTVQQSEQTTQTQVEVKKDK, encoded by the exons ATGGCAAgtgtaataaatgaaatcgttACACAAGCAAGTGAAAATGTTACTGAACGAAACAACGGAACTTCCACTTCGACTCCCGAAGGAATAGCTATAGCTTATGGAAGCCTTGTAATAATGGCAATATTACCTATTTTTTTCGGTAGCTTCCGAGCTGTTAAGCACCATAAGGAGCAGCAG caACATTATAAAGACAATGGTGAACAACCTGATACAATGTCTCTGAAAGAAGCAGCattatttcctttaatttcCAGCTTTACACTATTtagcttatatatattatataag ATATTTACTAAGGAATATGTGAACCTAATTTTAGTTggttatttcttctttcttggaATTCTAGCTTTGTGTCATCTTACAAG TCCCTTGATTTCTTCATTGGTTCCTGCTGTAATTCCAAAAACTCCATATCAGATTCAATTCACGAAAGGAGAAGGTGATCGTACTGAGcatattatcaattataaatttaacctTCATGATATTGTTTGTCTAATATGTTGTTCTATTGTTGGTGCTTGGTATCTTTTGAAAAAG cATTGGATtgctaataatttatttggaaTTGCATTTGCAATTAATGGTGTTGAATTATTACATCTCAATAATGTTGTCACTGGATGTATTTTACTTGGTggtcttcttttttatgatgCTTTCTGGGTGTTTGGTACAGATGTAATGATAACAGTAGCAAAATCATTTGAAGTGCCAATGAAGCTCGTTTTTCCACAAGATCTTTTAGAGAAAGGTCTTAGTGCTAATAACTTTGCAATGTTAGGTTTAGGAGATATTGTTTTACCTGGAATTTTCATTGCTCTCTTATTGAGATTTGATAATAGTTTGAGCAGAAAAACAAATGTGTATTTTTATGCAACATTTTTTGCTTACTTTATGGGATTACTTATAACAATATCGATAATGCATTTGTTTAAACATGCACAACCTGCTCTGTTATATCTGGCACCTGCTTGTTTAGGAACACCATTATTACTAGCATTAGTCAAAGGAGATCTCAAAGCTTTGTTTTC